TCCTTTGGCCGAACTGCGCCGGGTCGGCGGCCGGATCAAAATGGACGAAGAGTCTTATGTCTTTCCCTGCAAGATCAAGTTCCTGAACGGCCACGAAGAGCTTAAGGCCAATATGACCGTTAACGTTGAGATCGTGACCCGGGCCAAAAGTTCGGCGGTTGTCGTGCCGCGCGAAGCGTTGCTTAGCCGTGATGACGCGCAGTATGTTTTTACGGTCAAAAATAACCGAACTTACGAGAACAAGATCGTGATCGGCCTCCGTTCCTATACCAGCGTCGAAGCGATCAGCGGCGTTCTGGCGGGGGACAAGGTTGCGATTACCAACGTAGCCAAGTTGAAAAACAAAGGCAGGGTTAAGATTGAACAATGACGCGGTCGTCACGATAAATAACGTCACCAAAACCTATCTGATGGGGAAGGTCGAGGTCCGGGCCCTGCAGGGTATCAGCCTGGTGGTAAAGAGAGGGGAGTTTCTTTCGATTATGGGACCGTCCGGCTGCGGCAAGTCGACGATGATGCACATTGTCGGCTGTCTTGACCGGCCGACGACCGGCAGAGTTCTTTTAGATGATATCGATATTAATAAGCTTGATGACAACAGCCTAGCCGAGATCCGCAACAAGAAGGTTGGCTTTGTCTTTCAAACTTTTAACCTCCTCCCTAAACTGAACGCGGTCGAGAACGTGGAATTGCCGCTGATCTATGCCGGTCTAAAGCCTGATGAGCGGCGGGAAAGAGCTTTGGAACTTTTAGAGATGGTCGGGCTTAAGGAGCGAGCTTTCCATCGGCCTCCGGAAATGTCGGGGGGGCAGAGCCAGCGGGTGGCGATCGCCCGGGCGCTGGCCAACAATCCCTCGATCATCATGGCGGACGAGCCGACCGGCAATCTTGATTCCAAAAGCGGCGAAGAAATTATTCATCTGTTTAAGGAATTGAACAATAAAGGGATCACTTTGATCATGGTGACCCATGATCAGGATATCGCGAACTTCAGCAAAAGGATCATCCGTTTAAAAGACGGCTTGGTCGTGGCCGACGAAACAGTCCGATGATCAATTTGATCGAGCCGTTCAAACTTGCCAGCCAATCGCTTCTTTCCAATAAACTTCGAACTATCCTGACGACAATGGGTGTGGTTATCGGAGTCGCGGCGGTCATTACCCTGGTTTCGATGGGCGAAGGAGCCAAGAGCTATGTTCTTAACCAGATCAGCGGCTGGGGAGTTGGATCCAATAGCATTACCTTACAACCAGGCGAAGGTTCCGGGACCGCCGTTCCGGAGCTGACCTTAACCTACGGTGATATGATCGCGATCCGGGACCGGGTCAAAAAGATCCAATATTTGATGCCGGAAATCGTCGGTCGGGGCCGTCTAAAATACGGGAATAAGGAGTACACCCCGGGCTATACCCTGGGGGTTTCCCAAGATTATCCCTTTGCTTACAAACAAAAAGCGGTCGAAGGGCGCTTTTTTTCTTTAGCGGAAGATAACGGCCGTAAAAGAGTGGCGGTGATCGGTAAAACCGTTGTCCGCAATTTATTTGGTAATTTTTCCCCGATCGGCGAGAAGATCAAGATCAACGGCGTCGGCTATATCGTCATCGGGGTGCTGGAAGAAAAAGGGGCGATGTTAACTTATGACATGGACGATATGGTGTTGATCCCTTCTTCGCTGGCGGAGCTGACCCTTGGGACCAGCAAGATTTGGGAAATGATGATCACGACCAACGAAGATAAAGACGTTCCGGAAGTGATGGCGGAGATCGAAAAACTGCTTCTGGCCCGGCATCGGAAGATCGATTTTCACATGCATACTCAAGCCGGCTTGATCGACATCACCACCAATATTCTTAACGCTCTGACCGGGATCGTCAGCGCGATCGCGGCGATCTCCCTTTTAGTCGGCGGGATCGGGATCATGAATATCATGCTGGTGGCGGTGACCGAGCGGACCCGGGAGATCGGGATCAGGAAAGCGATCGGCGCCAAACGGCGGGATATTTTCCTGCAGTTTGTCATGGAATCGATCCTGATCACTTTAAGCGGGGCGTTGTTAGGGATAACCCTGGGGACTTTGGCTTCCTGGGGGATAATGAGCGCCCTGAAGCTCGAGGCGGTTATCGCCTATAACGCGGCGGCCATTGCCTGTCTGGTTGCCCTTTTGGTTGGCCTCTTTTTCGGGGTTTATCCGGCGGTTCGGGCCTCAAGGCTTGACCCGGTCGAAGCCTTGAGGTTTGAAGTATGATCTTCTTTCTCTGGGAGAGTTTAAAGCAGGCCTTTCGCTCGCTGGTTTCCAATAAGGTCCGTTCGATCCTGACGATGCTTGGCGTGATCATCGGGATCTTTTCGGTGATCACGCTGGTGACGATCGGCGAAGGGGCGAAGAAATATGTGACCGACCAGGTGCAGAGCCTGGGGGCCGGTTACGATTCTTTTATCATGATCGCGGGGAAAGATAATTCGGTCCCTCCCAATCCGAAGTTCGTCTATGCCGACATCAACTTGATCAAATCCCGGATCCCCGAGGTCAGGGATATCGTCGCTTTAAATCCCGGGAGCGGCGATCTGTATTATGGCAAGAAAAAGTATAAAGCCCCGGTGATCATCGGGACGACCGCCAATAACATGATGTTAATGGGATGGGGTTTATCGTCCGGCCATTTCTTTAATGAGGCTGACGTTGAAGCGCGAAAAAAGGTGGCGATTATCGGCCCGAAAATTGCCAAAGATATTTTCGGTGAGATCAGCCCGCTCGGCGAAAAAATAAAAATCCGGGGGACAAACTATCTGATTATCGGGTTGGCGGAGCCTAAAGGGAGCATCGGCGTTTTCGATATGGACGCCCGGGTGATCATTCCGATCACGACCGCCCAGAATATGATGGGGACGAGCAACATCATGAGAATGAATATTTTTCCCAAGGACGTGGCCAGGATGGACGAGGTCAAAGCCAAAGTCCAAATCCTGATGGAGCGCCGACTGGGAAATGACGACTTCCGTTTTATCACCCAAAAGGGAATCCTTGATATCGTCAATAACATTCTTGGCGTCTTGACCGGGTTCGTGGCCGGGATCGCGGCGATCTCGCTTTTGGTCGGCGGGATCGGGATTATGAACATCATGCTGGTGGCGGTCAACGAACGGGTCAGAGAGATCGGGGTTCGCAAAGCAATCGGCGCCAAGAGCCGCGATATTGTCCTGCAATTTCTGGTGGAATCGATGATGATCGCTTTGATCGGCGGGGTCTTAGGGATCTTACTTGGCTTGGGCGGAGCTTTCTTGATAATGTTCGCCATTAAAGGGGTGCTGGTCATTGCCTGGTGGGCGGTTATCTTGGCGACGGTCGTTTCCGCGGCGGTCGGGATCTTTTTCGGGGTCTATCCGGCGATGCGGGCGGCGGCG
This window of the Candidatus Margulisiibacteriota bacterium genome carries:
- a CDS encoding ABC transporter ATP-binding protein; this encodes MGKVEVRALQGISLVVKRGEFLSIMGPSGCGKSTMMHIVGCLDRPTTGRVLLDDIDINKLDDNSLAEIRNKKVGFVFQTFNLLPKLNAVENVELPLIYAGLKPDERRERALELLEMVGLKERAFHRPPEMSGGQSQRVAIARALANNPSIIMADEPTGNLDSKSGEEIIHLFKELNNKGITLIMVTHDQDIANFSKRIIRLKDGLVVADETVR
- a CDS encoding FtsX-like permease family protein gives rise to the protein MLVAVTERTREIGIRKAIGAKRRDIFLQFVMESILITLSGALLGITLGTLASWGIMSALKLEAVIAYNAAAIACLVALLVGLFFGVYPAVRASRLDPVEALRFEV
- a CDS encoding ABC transporter permease; the protein is MIFFLWESLKQAFRSLVSNKVRSILTMLGVIIGIFSVITLVTIGEGAKKYVTDQVQSLGAGYDSFIMIAGKDNSVPPNPKFVYADINLIKSRIPEVRDIVALNPGSGDLYYGKKKYKAPVIIGTTANNMMLMGWGLSSGHFFNEADVEARKKVAIIGPKIAKDIFGEISPLGEKIKIRGTNYLIIGLAEPKGSIGVFDMDARVIIPITTAQNMMGTSNIMRMNIFPKDVARMDEVKAKVQILMERRLGNDDFRFITQKGILDIVNNILGVLTGFVAGIAAISLLVGGIGIMNIMLVAVNERVREIGVRKAIGAKSRDIVLQFLVESMMIALIGGVLGILLGLGGAFLIMFAIKGVLVIAWWAVILATVVSAAVGIFFGVYPAMRAAALDPVIALRYE